From Pontibacter actiniarum, a single genomic window includes:
- the kdpF gene encoding K(+)-transporting ATPase subunit F, with amino-acid sequence MIALFILSIVTFGYLFYVLLKPEKF; translated from the coding sequence ATGATTGCACTTTTCATCCTAAGCATCGTCACGTTTGGCTACCTGTTTTACGTGCTGCTAAAACCCGAGAAATTCTAA
- a CDS encoding DUF7674 family protein: MSAMIQHHEISKELSQEFPDLAPEISLEENKRNLHRQLACFASYTNRFIDAVNLDGARRCFREANKLLQEGDQQVRHALQVSYLYALHLYNGDNSLQWRLLMGPALVRCSQQMTHNMLP, encoded by the coding sequence ATGAGCGCTATGATACAGCATCATGAAATTTCGAAGGAGCTGAGCCAGGAATTTCCGGACCTGGCACCTGAGATTAGTTTAGAAGAGAACAAGCGCAACCTGCACCGCCAGCTGGCCTGCTTTGCCTCTTACACCAACCGCTTTATCGATGCCGTTAACCTCGACGGCGCCCGCCGATGCTTCCGGGAGGCAAACAAGCTGTTGCAGGAAGGCGATCAGCAGGTGCGCCACGCGCTGCAGGTTTCTTACCTGTATGCCCTGCACCTTTACAACGGAGATAACTCGCTGCAGTGGCGCTTGCTGATGGGGCCGGCCCTGGTTCGTTGCTCTCAGCAGATGACGCACAACATGCTGCCTTAA
- a CDS encoding sigma-54-dependent transcriptional regulator, whose product MQTNSTLLLIDDENNLRQVLARVLELEGYQVLQAKNAREGFELLENHAEEVEVVLSDVKLPDDHGLNILRKVKEKYPLPEVILMTAFGTIQDGVSAMKQGAFDYLTKGENDEQLIVTVARAADKARLRKRVAELEKQVEAKFTLDTIIGHTPALKQAKELTARVAATDSTVLLEGETGVGKELFAQAIHSASPRRSKPFVAVNCSAFPKDLLESEIFGYKKGAFTGAMADKKGLFEEANGGTIFLDEIGEMPPELQAKFLRVLETQSFTKLGDTKPVKVNVRIVAATNRDLQAEAEADRFRPDLYYRLSVFKIRVPTLRERQADIPLLAQHFLQLYNLKMNRRLEGMSEEFIQKLKHYPWKGNIRELKNVMERAVILADEEKLTPEHLPAEFWTAAPSLEASESDTSLSTVERKHIMKILEQTDGNKTEAARRLHIGLTTLYRKVQEYGLN is encoded by the coding sequence ATGCAAACAAATTCAACGCTTCTCCTCATCGATGACGAAAACAACCTGCGGCAGGTACTGGCACGTGTGCTGGAGCTGGAGGGATACCAGGTGCTGCAGGCCAAAAACGCCCGCGAGGGGTTTGAGTTGCTGGAGAACCATGCAGAGGAGGTGGAGGTGGTGCTGAGCGACGTGAAGCTGCCCGACGACCATGGCCTGAACATCCTGCGCAAGGTAAAGGAAAAGTACCCGCTGCCGGAGGTGATCCTGATGACGGCCTTCGGAACGATACAGGATGGCGTAAGTGCTATGAAGCAGGGGGCCTTTGATTACCTGACCAAAGGGGAGAACGACGAGCAACTGATCGTAACAGTGGCCAGGGCTGCCGACAAAGCAAGGCTGCGCAAACGGGTGGCCGAGCTGGAAAAGCAAGTGGAGGCTAAGTTTACCTTAGATACCATTATCGGCCATACACCCGCCTTAAAACAGGCCAAAGAGCTAACGGCACGCGTTGCTGCCACGGATTCGACCGTGTTGCTCGAAGGCGAAACAGGCGTGGGAAAGGAGCTGTTTGCGCAGGCCATCCACAGTGCCAGCCCAAGGCGCAGCAAACCGTTTGTGGCCGTCAACTGCAGCGCTTTCCCGAAAGACCTTTTGGAGTCGGAGATATTTGGCTACAAGAAAGGAGCCTTTACCGGGGCGATGGCCGATAAGAAAGGCTTGTTCGAAGAAGCCAACGGCGGTACTATTTTCCTGGATGAGATAGGGGAGATGCCGCCGGAACTACAGGCCAAATTCCTGCGCGTGCTGGAGACGCAATCCTTTACAAAGCTGGGCGATACAAAACCTGTAAAAGTGAACGTGCGCATTGTGGCCGCCACCAACCGCGACCTGCAGGCTGAAGCCGAGGCAGACCGCTTCCGTCCTGACCTGTACTACCGCCTCTCGGTGTTCAAGATAAGGGTGCCAACGCTGCGGGAGCGACAGGCGGATATCCCTCTGCTGGCGCAGCACTTCCTGCAGCTGTACAACCTGAAAATGAACCGTCGGCTGGAGGGGATGAGCGAAGAGTTTATTCAGAAGCTGAAGCATTACCCCTGGAAGGGAAATATCCGGGAGCTGAAAAACGTGATGGAGCGTGCCGTTATATTGGCCGATGAAGAAAAACTGACGCCCGAGCACCTGCCCGCAGAGTTCTGGACAGCAGCTCCCTCCCTGGAGGCTTCTGAAAGCGATACCTCCCTCAGTACCGTGGAGCGCAAGCACATCATGAAAATACTGGAACAGACCGACGGCAACAAAACCGAAGCCGCCCGCCGCCTGCACATCGGCCTGACCACGCTTTACCGCAAGGTGCAGGAGTATGGCCTGAACTAA
- a CDS encoding phospholipase D-like domain-containing protein has translation MSKFITGKELEDAVYNIIWEAKRDLLIVSPYIKLDDYFKNLFKKHLNSPKLHINIIFGKNEGQVSKSFSKSDLKFFMQFPNISLVYVPNLHAKYYANDEAGVLTSINLYDYSFKNNIEYGVIFESKGISLLSKQSDTAVWETSLDIANDHEVVYVKRPIFEKGLLSKNYMGSKVLLDRTEELYKAKTLERGKKRLEDFEEELDANDYAKRPSREEVEKQPRPVYSEQKVSERPFQPGYCIRTGEKIAFDPERPLSYQAYKSWAQFGNEDYQENFCHYSGEPSKGETSVRRPILYKNWKKAQEFSNSSTPRFAKGL, from the coding sequence ATGTCAAAATTTATTACTGGTAAAGAGCTGGAAGATGCTGTTTACAATATTATCTGGGAGGCAAAAAGAGATCTTTTGATTGTGTCACCTTACATCAAGCTTGATGACTATTTTAAGAACCTGTTTAAAAAGCACCTGAACAGCCCAAAACTGCACATAAACATCATCTTTGGGAAAAATGAAGGGCAGGTAAGCAAGAGCTTCAGTAAGTCTGATCTGAAATTCTTTATGCAGTTTCCCAACATCAGCCTGGTTTACGTGCCCAACCTACACGCGAAATATTATGCCAATGATGAAGCAGGAGTTTTAACCTCCATTAACCTTTATGACTACTCTTTCAAAAATAACATAGAATACGGTGTGATATTCGAGTCGAAAGGTATTAGTCTGCTATCAAAGCAGTCTGATACGGCCGTGTGGGAAACTAGTCTTGACATAGCAAATGACCATGAAGTGGTTTACGTAAAGCGTCCGATTTTTGAAAAAGGTTTACTTAGCAAAAACTACATGGGCTCTAAAGTACTACTAGATAGAACGGAAGAACTTTATAAAGCCAAAACGCTGGAAAGAGGCAAAAAGAGACTTGAGGATTTTGAAGAAGAGCTTGACGCCAACGACTACGCAAAAAGGCCTAGCAGAGAAGAGGTCGAGAAGCAGCCAAGGCCTGTCTACAGTGAACAAAAAGTTTCTGAGCGGCCTTTCCAGCCAGGCTACTGCATTAGAACAGGAGAAAAAATAGCCTTTGACCCAGAGCGGCCTTTAAGTTATCAAGCCTATAAAAGTTGGGCTCAATTTGGAAACGAAGATTACCAGGAAAACTTCTGCCACTACTCAGGTGAGCCCTCAAAGGGTGAAACAAGTGTTCGTCGACCTATACTTTACAAGAATTGGAAGAAGGCGCAGGAATTTAGCAACAGCTCAACCCCTAGGTTTGCCAAGGGTTTATAA
- a CDS encoding SDR family oxidoreductase, producing MKSALITGANKGIGFETAKQLLQKGFYVYLGSRDLNKGLEAVEKLKSEGLTNAEAIQLDVTDESSVKAAREDIGKKSGALDVLINNAGINGGMPYTALEARADQFTAAFNTNVLGVARVTQAFIDLLRKSAEPRIVNVSTSVGSLSLQSNPSWPAYDYAKYAVYASSKAAMNMYTVHLAYELRDTAFKVNAVCPGYTKTDFTNHNGGEVEEAGKRIVRYALLDQNGPTGKFFSEETNPETGEIPW from the coding sequence ATGAAATCAGCATTAATTACAGGAGCGAACAAAGGCATCGGCTTTGAAACGGCAAAGCAACTGCTGCAAAAAGGATTCTACGTTTACCTCGGAAGCCGTGACTTGAACAAAGGGCTCGAGGCGGTTGAAAAGCTGAAGTCGGAAGGGCTGACCAACGCAGAGGCCATCCAACTGGATGTAACAGATGAAAGCTCAGTCAAAGCTGCCCGTGAGGACATCGGTAAAAAATCAGGTGCCTTGGATGTGCTTATTAATAACGCAGGAATCAACGGGGGGATGCCGTATACCGCACTTGAGGCGAGAGCAGATCAGTTTACCGCAGCCTTCAACACCAATGTGCTGGGCGTGGCAAGGGTCACGCAGGCTTTTATTGACCTGCTACGCAAGTCGGCCGAGCCAAGAATTGTGAATGTAAGCACCAGCGTAGGCTCTCTTTCGTTGCAAAGCAACCCAAGCTGGCCAGCCTATGACTATGCCAAGTATGCGGTTTACGCTTCTTCAAAGGCCGCCATGAACATGTACACCGTTCATTTGGCCTACGAACTGCGTGACACGGCCTTTAAAGTAAATGCGGTGTGCCCCGGCTATACCAAAACCGATTTCACGAATCACAATGGGGGTGAGGTCGAAGAAGCCGGGAAGCGCATTGTAAGGTATGCGCTACTAGACCAGAACGGACCAACAGGAAAGTTTTTCAGCGAAGAGACCAATCCTGAAACTGGCGAAATTCCGTGGTAG
- a CDS encoding Crp/Fnr family transcriptional regulator, protein MKELIEYILQFGNLNKQQISFVEKRAIAADLQKDEYFSQAGSIPRHVGFIVEGVMRGCYYNNKGEGITRCFINENSLVVDYINFEANLVSTEYIQACTDCKLMLFSKQDWEELSHTIVGWDSIKNKMVHACMFQKSRKGPVISQDATTRYLEFMENYPSLINRVPLAYIASYLGVTQQSLSRIRKNIR, encoded by the coding sequence ATGAAAGAGTTGATAGAGTACATTTTGCAGTTTGGCAACCTGAACAAGCAACAAATCAGCTTTGTTGAAAAAAGAGCAATAGCAGCAGACCTGCAAAAAGACGAGTACTTTTCCCAGGCTGGAAGTATCCCCAGGCACGTCGGCTTTATTGTGGAAGGTGTGATGCGGGGCTGTTACTACAACAACAAAGGGGAAGGAATCACGCGTTGCTTTATCAACGAAAACAGTTTAGTGGTTGATTACATCAATTTTGAAGCTAACCTGGTCTCTACAGAATACATACAGGCCTGTACGGACTGTAAACTCATGCTATTTTCGAAGCAGGATTGGGAAGAGCTCTCCCACACCATTGTAGGCTGGGACAGCATCAAGAACAAGATGGTGCATGCCTGCATGTTCCAAAAGTCCAGAAAAGGCCCCGTCATTTCACAAGACGCTACTACGCGTTATTTAGAGTTCATGGAAAACTATCCGTCGCTTATCAACCGTGTTCCCTTAGCTTATATCGCGTCCTACTTAGGGGTGACGCAGCAGTCGTTGAGCAGAATACGGAAGAACATCCGCTAG
- a CDS encoding acyltransferase family protein — MNLKLTRQGYMVQLDGLRAIAVTAVVLFHWTPEVKQTGFGGLGVQLFFVLSGYLITGILLDARTKAEALGVAKKQVVRSFYARRFLRIFPLYYLVVILAALLGSVNIQRYLGWHLSYLSNIAIFREGHWIGEASHLWSLAVEEQFYLLWPFVILFTPRRHLFVTMGGFILLAPAFKLACLLLEVGGSRAGVLPISSLHYLGAGALLALCEKSRSFRGDARRRDKFAAWIQAGGVAGLVIFGVLQLTPGLLKSMPVLGVCRDFAVISLFSSITFGAAQGFKGIAGRLLSSRPMRYVGQISYGLYLFHNFVPYFTERLLQQLGVGTVNRPLLLTVEALVLVGLSVASWHLFEKKLNRYKDSFPYVAVPAKAVGQP; from the coding sequence ATGAACTTGAAGCTGACAAGGCAAGGCTACATGGTGCAACTGGACGGCCTCCGCGCAATCGCCGTAACTGCTGTCGTGCTTTTCCACTGGACGCCGGAGGTAAAGCAAACAGGATTCGGAGGCTTGGGGGTACAGCTGTTTTTTGTGCTGAGCGGCTATTTGATCACGGGTATACTGCTGGATGCCCGCACAAAGGCCGAAGCATTGGGGGTGGCTAAAAAGCAGGTCGTCAGGAGCTTCTACGCCCGCAGGTTTCTCCGGATATTTCCGCTCTACTACCTGGTGGTCATACTTGCCGCACTGCTGGGCTCCGTCAACATACAGCGTTACCTCGGGTGGCACCTGAGCTATCTTTCGAACATAGCCATCTTTAGGGAGGGGCACTGGATAGGAGAGGCCTCGCACCTGTGGTCGCTGGCGGTGGAAGAGCAGTTTTACCTGCTGTGGCCGTTCGTTATACTTTTTACGCCGAGGCGCCACCTTTTTGTAACCATGGGAGGGTTTATACTTCTTGCCCCAGCCTTCAAGCTGGCGTGTCTCCTGCTGGAAGTGGGAGGAAGCAGAGCAGGGGTGCTCCCCATCAGTTCTTTGCACTACCTGGGGGCGGGGGCGCTGCTGGCGCTGTGTGAGAAAAGCAGGAGCTTTAGGGGCGATGCCCGGCGGCGCGACAAGTTTGCTGCCTGGATACAAGCAGGAGGGGTAGCAGGCCTGGTTATTTTCGGGGTGCTGCAGCTTACGCCAGGGCTGCTGAAATCAATGCCTGTTTTAGGAGTGTGCAGGGATTTTGCGGTGATCAGTTTGTTTAGCAGCATCACTTTTGGTGCAGCGCAGGGGTTCAAAGGCATAGCTGGCCGGCTGCTGTCTTCAAGGCCCATGCGGTATGTGGGGCAGATCAGCTATGGTCTTTACCTGTTCCATAACTTCGTCCCGTACTTTACCGAGCGGCTCCTGCAGCAGCTGGGTGTGGGTACCGTTAACCGCCCTTTACTGCTAACGGTAGAAGCCCTGGTTTTAGTCGGCCTGAGCGTTGCCTCCTGGCACCTGTTCGAAAAGAAGCTGAACAGGTATAAAGACAGCTTCCCCTATGTTGCTGTGCCAGCAAAGGCGGTGGGGCAACCGTAA
- a CDS encoding calcium/sodium antiporter gives MMDVLILLAGFAALIYGATKLVDAASSLASRLGVPNIVIGLTIVAFGTSAPELVVNLFAAVDNNTAMVLGNVLGSNIFNVLGILGISALIYPLSVKSNTTWLEVPLSLLAAVAVLVLANDTFLDGDASNAISRTDGIILLLFFSIFLVYNITLAVGGTGEDETPTQQYTYLQASLFLLVGLAGLIIGGRLIVMSAVSIAESFGLSERIIGLTIVSIGTSLPELATSVVAVRKRNVDIAIGNVVGSNIFNIFFILGISTVVTQVPVQPEAGTDIMVTIVSSLLLFLFIFTGKGRQLARWEGAVLLALYVGYILMLLF, from the coding sequence ATGATGGATGTTCTAATTCTTCTGGCCGGATTTGCGGCCTTGATCTACGGTGCCACCAAGCTAGTGGACGCTGCCTCCAGCCTGGCATCAAGACTGGGCGTGCCTAATATTGTGATCGGCCTGACCATTGTGGCCTTCGGAACATCTGCACCGGAGCTGGTGGTGAACCTTTTCGCGGCGGTAGACAACAACACGGCAATGGTGCTGGGCAACGTGCTGGGAAGTAATATCTTCAACGTGCTGGGTATTTTGGGTATCTCCGCCCTTATTTATCCACTCAGTGTGAAATCCAACACCACCTGGCTGGAGGTCCCGCTGAGCTTACTGGCTGCGGTTGCCGTGCTCGTGCTGGCCAATGACACGTTTCTGGACGGGGATGCATCTAACGCCATTTCCCGCACAGACGGGATCATTCTGCTGCTCTTCTTTTCCATCTTCCTGGTGTACAACATTACCTTGGCCGTCGGGGGAACAGGAGAAGATGAGACACCCACGCAGCAGTATACTTACCTGCAGGCCTCCCTATTTCTGCTGGTTGGCCTTGCCGGGCTGATTATCGGAGGTCGCCTGATCGTGATGAGTGCCGTGAGCATCGCCGAGTCTTTTGGGCTTTCGGAGCGCATCATTGGCCTTACCATCGTGTCGATCGGCACCTCGCTGCCGGAGTTGGCCACCTCGGTGGTAGCCGTCAGAAAGCGTAACGTGGATATCGCCATAGGCAACGTGGTAGGGTCTAACATCTTTAACATCTTTTTTATACTTGGCATTTCGACGGTCGTAACGCAGGTACCGGTGCAGCCTGAGGCAGGTACAGACATCATGGTTACTATTGTATCCAGCCTGCTTCTGTTCCTGTTTATCTTCACAGGAAAAGGAAGGCAGCTGGCGCGTTGGGAAGGGGCAGTTTTGCTAGCCCTCTACGTTGGCTATATCCTGATGCTTCTATTCTAG
- a CDS encoding DedA family protein: protein MELFQNLLDFILHIDQHLILLLQEYRNWIYLILFLIVFCETGLVVTPFLPGDSLLFALGALAAIPSSGLQVALLLGLLCVAAILGDSFNYLTGIKLGAKVYHKNYWFLRQKHLQKAEQFYVRHGGRTIIYARFIPIVRTFAPFAAGMAKMHYKRFLYFNVVGALLWVFFFIMIGYLFGNLPAVKQNFSLLVMGIIGVSMLPPVLAFVKQRLVTPVRQ from the coding sequence ATGGAGCTGTTCCAGAATCTCCTCGATTTTATTTTACACATTGACCAACACCTGATTCTGCTGCTGCAGGAGTACAGGAACTGGATCTACCTGATTCTCTTTCTAATCGTATTTTGTGAGACAGGGCTGGTGGTCACTCCTTTTCTTCCGGGCGACTCGCTGCTTTTTGCGCTTGGAGCCCTGGCAGCCATTCCCTCGTCAGGCTTACAAGTAGCGTTGTTGCTGGGGCTGCTGTGCGTTGCGGCCATCTTAGGCGACTCTTTCAACTACCTCACGGGCATCAAGCTGGGCGCTAAAGTCTATCATAAGAATTATTGGTTTCTGCGCCAAAAGCACCTGCAGAAGGCTGAGCAGTTCTACGTTCGCCACGGCGGGCGCACCATTATCTACGCGCGCTTTATACCCATTGTGCGCACTTTTGCACCCTTTGCGGCAGGCATGGCAAAAATGCACTACAAGCGTTTCCTGTACTTCAATGTGGTGGGGGCGCTGCTCTGGGTCTTCTTTTTCATCATGATCGGCTACCTGTTTGGCAACCTGCCTGCAGTAAAGCAAAACTTCTCGCTCCTGGTCATGGGCATTATAGGCGTTTCCATGTTACCCCCTGTTTTAGCGTTTGTGAAACAGCGCCTGGTAACACCGGTCAGGCAGTAA
- a CDS encoding KUP/HAK/KT family potassium transporter produces the protein MSLLSKGNAVSTGGLLISLGIIYGDIGTSPLYVMKAIIGDAPISEALVYGGISCVFWTLTLQTTIKYVLLTLQADNNGEGGIFSLYTLIRRKASWLVVPSMVGGAALLADGIITPPISVSSAIEGLRLLYPAIPTVPLVQAILTGLFLMQSFGTEIVGKAFGPIMLLWFTTLASLGAVSVVQHPEILQALNPAYAYNLLLYYPNGFWLLGTVFLCTTGAEALYSDLGHCGRPNIRLSWAFVKTSLLLNYLGQGAWLMTQEGSRLQGNPFYGLMPDWFLLFGITIATIAAIIASQALISGSFTLISEAIRLNLWPKVKLVYPTNLKGQLYVPSINWLLWLGCVGVVLYFRESEHMEAAYGLAITMAMLSTTVLMSYYLYTRFKSKVVVSLFLATYLLIELAFLVANLNKFPHGGWVSLLLGMLLLTVMYIWRNAYYIKRSFTEYVRLPDYLPALEALSTDETIPKYTTHLVFMTSASDPKEIESKIIYSIFQKRPKRADIYWFIHVETTDEPYTTEYKVQHIAEGDVIRIDFKLGFRVEQRINLFFRKVVEELVENGEVDITSRYQSLSKQHLIGDFRFVVLEKFLSYDNDLPLKKRLIMECYFNLKQFATSESKWFGLDTSSVKVEKVPLVIAPAKLPQLKRVLA, from the coding sequence ATGAGTCTTTTATCAAAAGGCAACGCCGTCTCCACCGGGGGGCTCCTTATTTCGCTTGGTATCATTTATGGCGACATCGGCACTTCGCCCCTGTACGTGATGAAGGCCATCATCGGGGATGCCCCTATCTCAGAGGCGCTGGTGTATGGCGGTATATCCTGCGTGTTCTGGACCCTTACCCTGCAAACTACTATAAAGTACGTGCTTCTCACGCTGCAGGCAGATAACAATGGGGAGGGAGGAATTTTTTCCCTGTACACCCTTATCAGGCGCAAAGCAAGTTGGTTGGTTGTACCTTCTATGGTCGGAGGGGCAGCTTTGTTGGCGGATGGTATCATCACTCCGCCCATCTCTGTCTCCTCCGCTATAGAGGGGTTACGCCTCCTGTATCCTGCTATTCCTACCGTTCCGCTGGTGCAGGCCATCCTAACGGGGTTATTTCTCATGCAGAGCTTTGGAACCGAAATCGTAGGGAAGGCTTTCGGGCCCATCATGCTGCTTTGGTTTACCACACTGGCCTCCCTGGGTGCTGTCTCCGTGGTGCAGCACCCGGAGATACTGCAGGCGCTGAATCCTGCCTATGCATACAACCTGCTGCTGTACTACCCGAATGGCTTTTGGCTCTTGGGGACTGTGTTCCTGTGTACCACTGGAGCGGAGGCCCTGTACTCGGACCTGGGCCACTGCGGGCGCCCAAATATCCGCCTGAGCTGGGCCTTTGTGAAAACCTCTTTGCTCTTAAACTACCTGGGGCAGGGAGCCTGGCTGATGACGCAAGAAGGCAGCAGGCTACAGGGAAATCCGTTCTATGGCCTGATGCCGGATTGGTTTTTACTTTTCGGCATCACGATAGCGACCATTGCGGCCATCATTGCGAGCCAGGCGCTGATATCCGGCTCCTTTACGCTTATCAGTGAGGCTATCCGCCTAAACCTGTGGCCGAAGGTAAAGCTGGTGTACCCCACCAACCTGAAGGGCCAGCTTTATGTGCCCAGCATTAACTGGCTCCTGTGGCTGGGCTGCGTGGGAGTGGTACTGTACTTCCGCGAGTCCGAGCACATGGAGGCAGCGTACGGCCTGGCCATCACCATGGCAATGCTTTCCACCACTGTTCTGATGTCTTACTACCTCTATACCAGGTTTAAATCCAAGGTAGTGGTCTCGCTGTTCCTGGCTACTTATCTGCTCATCGAACTGGCATTCCTGGTGGCCAACCTTAACAAGTTCCCGCACGGGGGCTGGGTCTCCCTGTTGCTTGGCATGCTGTTGCTGACGGTGATGTACATCTGGAGAAATGCCTACTACATCAAGCGTAGCTTCACAGAGTATGTTCGCCTGCCTGACTACCTTCCTGCCCTCGAGGCCTTGAGCACTGATGAGACGATCCCGAAGTATACCACTCACCTGGTGTTCATGACAAGCGCCTCTGACCCAAAGGAAATCGAATCTAAGATCATCTATTCTATTTTCCAGAAGCGCCCCAAGCGGGCTGACATTTACTGGTTTATACATGTGGAGACAACAGACGAGCCTTACACCACCGAGTACAAAGTACAGCACATAGCGGAGGGCGATGTGATTCGCATAGACTTTAAGCTGGGGTTCAGGGTGGAGCAGCGGATTAACCTTTTCTTCCGCAAGGTAGTGGAGGAGCTTGTTGAAAACGGAGAGGTAGACATTACCAGCCGCTATCAGTCCCTGAGCAAGCAGCACCTCATCGGTGACTTCCGCTTCGTGGTGCTGGAGAAATTCCTCTCCTACGATAACGACCTGCCTCTCAAAAAGCGCCTGATCATGGAGTGCTACTTTAACCTAAAGCAGTTTGCCACCTCCGAGAGCAAGTGGTTTGGCTTAGACACCAGCTCTGTGAAAGTGGAGAAAGTGCCGCTGGTGATAGCTCCCGCCAAGTTGCCCCAGTTAAAACGCGTGCTGGCTTAA
- a CDS encoding lysylphosphatidylglycerol synthase transmembrane domain-containing protein, translated as MILTKETLQAKFSPRKLLLPLLLGLGVVGYMLHQSYEPGQLQTLLQANPFWLAMALLLLLVRDCGYMHRIRYITEKELTWKQSFQVITLWEFASCALPSVVGGSTIASYILFKEGIALGRSVAQVMVTALLDNLYFVLAVPLVLLSAKRQLLPELETLHETVRQSLGIAFVVSYLLIALYAFTMFYALFLNPLAVKRLLLRLGHTRLFRRWRQALFRHANELLLASKHLRTKNRAYWLHASISTAFVWTARYAIIGCLVAAFTQMGIGDHFVVFARNLVYKIVLLVSVTPGGAGLAELVFPAFFGAFLGSFTTVIVLLYRLLTYYLYLVVGTLVFPRWVARVYTSEVSAPMPATAISTAHTFPLHIPVAPSQHE; from the coding sequence ATGATTCTGACAAAAGAAACGCTGCAGGCAAAGTTCTCGCCCCGCAAGCTCCTTCTCCCCCTGCTGTTGGGCCTGGGAGTGGTGGGCTACATGCTGCACCAGAGCTATGAACCGGGTCAGTTGCAAACGCTGCTGCAGGCAAACCCCTTCTGGCTGGCTATGGCTTTGCTACTGCTCCTCGTGCGGGACTGTGGTTATATGCACCGTATCCGCTACATCACCGAAAAAGAGCTTACTTGGAAGCAAAGCTTTCAGGTGATCACGCTATGGGAGTTTGCCTCCTGTGCCCTGCCCTCTGTGGTAGGCGGTTCCACCATTGCGTCCTACATCCTGTTCAAAGAGGGCATTGCCCTCGGGAGGTCCGTGGCACAGGTGATGGTGACAGCCCTGCTCGACAACCTGTACTTTGTGTTGGCGGTGCCCCTGGTGCTACTCTCTGCAAAAAGGCAGCTGCTGCCCGAGCTGGAGACGCTGCATGAAACAGTTAGGCAAAGCCTGGGCATTGCCTTTGTAGTTTCATACCTGCTGATCGCCCTCTATGCCTTCACCATGTTCTACGCTTTGTTTCTTAACCCGCTGGCTGTGAAGCGGCTTCTGCTAAGGCTAGGGCATACCAGACTGTTTCGACGCTGGAGACAAGCTTTGTTTCGGCATGCCAATGAACTGCTGCTAGCCTCAAAGCACCTGCGTACGAAAAACAGGGCTTACTGGCTCCACGCCAGCATCTCAACTGCCTTTGTCTGGACGGCCCGCTACGCCATCATCGGCTGCCTGGTAGCTGCGTTCACGCAAATGGGTATAGGCGATCACTTTGTCGTGTTTGCACGCAACCTGGTGTACAAGATCGTGCTGCTGGTGTCCGTAACTCCTGGCGGAGCAGGGCTTGCAGAGCTTGTTTTCCCGGCTTTCTTCGGGGCTTTCCTGGGGAGCTTTACCACCGTTATTGTGCTGCTCTACCGCCTGCTAACCTATTACCTCTACCTGGTGGTTGGCACCCTCGTCTTCCCCCGTTGGGTAGCCAGGGTTTATACTTCTGAGGTAAGTGCTCCAATGCCTGCAACAGCGATCAGTACAGCTCACACATTCCCTTTACACATACCTGTAGCACCGTCGCAACATGAATAA